Proteins encoded within one genomic window of Sulfurovum sp. XGS-02:
- a CDS encoding site-specific integrase yields MTITYKTYPHPDSDIKRNLTVIFVNNKLDIPSTEFLLNEVRHGGRCGGVAAESVHRDKAIKIGEMYRHLHSIGKDWRSAFEIDFIRIRNAMLCWDANDNKAYDDYEYKHISNNAMNSKINIWYKFYKYMENIDEPFDLVMTTKKVKVKKRHGGVLKHLDDEYEIIEIWTIKVKPDPEKYVYHALPRFDYHHFEKELEKIDIVYAMIAHFMVETGLRIKPTVKVREDSFRNYLIDINKGKSIDEKRSHLQDNFRKMSYVAKGGLVKNCDLPIRTIINIKEKYLSRVYPIRKKLHSDKYSDRPEKLDENAMWILENGRIVNEGDIRRAFKQASEVIGYTVEVITPHWLRHTFATWILIDYFQKMEIPFTGTGVTPDVMAMGILAEKLGQVNPETALIYTRTAFKMMVGMTSKGPIMSFRNFSKDKRAQEIVECLARDEFGKDFDTEIFDVFKYAESKGIVVDY; encoded by the coding sequence ATGACTATTACTTATAAGACATATCCTCATCCTGATTCAGATATAAAAAGAAATCTTACTGTTATTTTTGTGAATAATAAACTTGATATTCCATCTACTGAATTTTTATTGAATGAGGTGAGGCATGGAGGAAGGTGTGGTGGAGTTGCAGCCGAGTCTGTTCACAGGGATAAAGCAATTAAAATCGGTGAAATGTATAGACATCTTCATTCTATAGGAAAAGATTGGAGAAGTGCATTTGAAATTGATTTTATAAGGATTAGAAATGCAATGTTGTGTTGGGATGCTAATGACAATAAAGCATATGATGACTATGAATATAAACATATAAGCAACAATGCGATGAATAGTAAAATCAACATATGGTACAAGTTTTATAAATATATGGAAAATATTGATGAGCCATTTGATTTAGTGATGACAACTAAAAAAGTAAAAGTTAAAAAAAGACATGGTGGGGTGCTGAAACATTTAGATGATGAGTATGAAATAATAGAGATCTGGACGATTAAAGTTAAACCTGATCCAGAAAAATATGTCTATCATGCTCTTCCTAGGTTTGATTATCATCATTTTGAAAAAGAATTAGAGAAAATTGATATCGTATATGCGATGATTGCACATTTTATGGTTGAAACTGGATTGCGAATAAAACCAACAGTAAAAGTAAGAGAAGATAGTTTTAGAAATTATTTAATTGATATTAATAAGGGTAAATCAATTGACGAAAAAAGATCTCACCTACAAGATAACTTTAGAAAAATGAGTTACGTGGCCAAAGGTGGTTTAGTGAAAAATTGTGATCTCCCAATAAGAACTATAATTAATATAAAAGAAAAATACCTTTCACGTGTTTATCCTATTCGAAAAAAATTACATAGTGATAAGTATAGTGATCGTCCTGAAAAGCTTGATGAAAATGCAATGTGGATACTTGAAAATGGGCGAATAGTAAATGAAGGTGATATTAGAAGGGCATTTAAACAAGCTTCAGAAGTAATTGGGTACACAGTTGAAGTTATTACTCCCCATTGGCTAAGACATACGTTTGCAACTTGGATACTAATAGATTACTTTCAAAAGATGGAAATTCCCTTTACAGGTACAGGGGTAACCCCAGATGTTATGGCTATGGGAATATTGGCAGAAAAGCTCGGTCAGGTAAATCCTGAAACAGCTCTAATATATACAAGAACAGCCTTTAAAATGATGGTCGGTATGACAAGTAAAGGACCTATTATGTCTTTTAGGAATTTCAGCAAAGATAAAAGGGCTCAAGAAATTGTTGAATGCCTAGCAAGAGATGAATTTGGTAAAGATTTTGATACTGAAATATTTGATGTCTTCAAATATGCAGAATCTAAAGGTATAGTGGTAGACTATTAA
- a CDS encoding redoxin domain-containing protein yields the protein MQKFNLKIKKLFQEIVLALLIIFVVSNIISYIRKPALPSEEIPTIELKTIHGQSVDMASYSGKPLIIHIWATWCPTCRMENSNIEQISSKYNVLTIAVKSGSNEKLQKYMTENKFSFLVVNDSNGDLASKLNIEVFPTTLIYDSEHKLKFIETGYTTTAGLLARMAYLNNVD from the coding sequence ATGCAAAAATTCAACTTGAAAATAAAAAAACTTTTTCAAGAAATAGTTTTGGCACTACTTATAATTTTTGTTGTAAGCAATATCATAAGTTATATACGTAAACCAGCACTACCTAGTGAAGAAATACCTACCATTGAATTGAAAACGATTCATGGACAAAGTGTTGATATGGCGTCATATAGTGGAAAGCCATTAATAATACATATTTGGGCTACCTGGTGTCCGACTTGTCGTATGGAAAACTCTAATATTGAGCAGATATCAAGTAAGTATAATGTGTTGACTATTGCAGTGAAGTCAGGCAGTAATGAGAAACTACAAAAATATATGACTGAGAATAAGTTTTCTTTTCTAGTTGTTAATGACAGTAATGGGGACTTAGCGTCAAAATTGAACATTGAAGTGTTTCCCACAACTTTGATATACGACAGTGAACATAAATTAAAATTTATTGAGACGGGTTATACAACAACAGCTGGATTGTTAGCCCGCATGGCGTATTTAAATAATGTTGATTAG
- a CDS encoding class I SAM-dependent DNA methyltransferase — protein MVKKLDLETLESWLWDSANLLRGHIDSSDFKNYIFGLLFLKRASDQFFEEAEIAANEEGITVEEAIEDEDFHRFFIPQVAWWREITKKTENIGQTIDKAFSAIEEYNSSLEGVMTAVHFGDSEKLPDKLLSRLLQHFNKHSLANSNLENPDILGNAYEYLIREFADDAGKKGGEFYTPKEVVQLLVKLIKPEAGNSIYDPTCGSGGMLIQSAHYIAEHGGMVGEFVDCTLKGQEKNLGTWAICKINMIVHNFKDSDIRKGDTLGSPKHIVNGELETFDRVIANPPFSLSQWWEAAEVDVKTDAKGKPISPKYNDIVSDEYGRFKYGIPPRGYGDMAFLQHMISVLKHDGKMGVVLPHGVLFRSGSEGKIRDGLLKDDLIEAIVGLPEKLFYNAGIAASIIIINKSKPKSLKDKVIFIDASNEYKEGSNQNTLMTENIEKIVSSYDALEDIDRYMRIVPMDEIVKNDCNLNIPRYIDTSEDEDIVDIEETLGHIEELKTIEKEIDEKLNTYLKELGFVL, from the coding sequence ATGGTCAAAAAACTTGATTTAGAAACTTTAGAGTCCTGGTTATGGGATTCTGCAAATTTACTGCGTGGACACATTGACAGCTCCGATTTTAAAAACTACATTTTTGGTCTTCTTTTTTTAAAACGTGCTAGTGATCAGTTTTTTGAAGAGGCAGAGATTGCTGCTAATGAAGAAGGGATCACTGTTGAGGAAGCGATTGAAGATGAAGATTTTCACCGTTTTTTTATTCCTCAAGTTGCCTGGTGGCGTGAGATAACTAAGAAGACTGAGAATATTGGTCAGACTATCGATAAAGCTTTTTCAGCTATTGAAGAGTATAACAGTTCTCTTGAAGGTGTAATGACAGCAGTTCACTTTGGGGATAGTGAAAAGCTTCCTGATAAACTACTTTCTCGTTTGTTGCAACACTTTAATAAGCATTCCCTTGCAAATTCGAATCTTGAGAATCCTGATATTCTTGGTAATGCCTATGAGTACTTGATCCGAGAGTTTGCTGATGATGCTGGGAAAAAGGGTGGAGAGTTTTATACACCTAAGGAAGTTGTGCAGCTATTGGTGAAATTGATCAAGCCCGAAGCTGGTAATTCGATCTATGATCCTACGTGTGGCTCTGGTGGTATGCTGATTCAATCAGCACACTACATTGCTGAACATGGTGGAATGGTTGGCGAGTTTGTTGACTGTACTCTTAAAGGACAAGAAAAGAACCTTGGAACGTGGGCGATCTGTAAAATAAATATGATTGTACATAACTTCAAAGATTCAGATATCAGGAAAGGTGATACTCTTGGATCCCCAAAGCATATTGTCAATGGTGAACTTGAAACCTTTGATAGGGTAATTGCCAATCCGCCGTTCAGTTTGAGCCAATGGTGGGAAGCTGCAGAAGTAGATGTTAAAACAGATGCAAAAGGGAAGCCTATCTCCCCAAAATATAATGATATTGTGAGTGACGAGTATGGACGCTTTAAGTATGGTATTCCTCCACGTGGATATGGGGATATGGCCTTCTTGCAGCACATGATTAGTGTGTTGAAACACGACGGGAAAATGGGGGTCGTTCTTCCACATGGAGTTCTTTTTAGAAGTGGCAGTGAAGGCAAGATTCGTGATGGCCTTTTAAAAGACGATCTAATCGAAGCGATTGTGGGGCTTCCAGAAAAGCTTTTTTATAATGCTGGTATTGCAGCAAGTATTATTATAATTAATAAATCAAAGCCTAAATCATTGAAAGATAAGGTGATTTTCATTGATGCTTCGAATGAGTATAAAGAGGGATCAAATCAAAACACACTAATGACTGAGAATATCGAAAAGATTGTAAGCTCATATGATGCACTTGAGGATATTGATAGATATATGCGTATCGTACCAATGGATGAGATTGTTAAGAATGATTGTAATCTTAATATCCCCCGTTACATTGATACCTCTGAAGACGAAGATATAGTTGATATCGAAGAGACACTTGGACATATTGAAGAACTTAAGACGATAGAGAAAGAGATTGATGAAAAACTCAACACTTACCTAAAAGAGCTAGGGTTTGTTTTATGA
- a CDS encoding restriction endonuclease subunit S, which produces MSVREGYKNTELGEIPDNWEIVTLESVLERFQNGCAFSSEGYVESGIPIVSMANISLKGIFQYDYTKAKYWNESELDRLTQYQLKKGSLLIAMTDVTPDKNLIGRMAVIDIDDLFLLNQRVGLLQTKPNINRKFLSEYGNFSIWRKYCKNVAASGAQANISTKDIKNGLIPVPPLKEQQKIADILSTVDQKINLINTKIKEAEILKKGLMQKLLSEGIGHIKFKESEIGQVPIEWEVLALSEFAKINMGQSPVSKFVNEEGEGIPFAQGNSEFTQKYFTHTSKYCIQPKKVAQQGDILFSVRAPVGDINIAAFDICIGRGLASLRAKNNEQEYLYQLLMKLAQRLNQSAQGSTFTAINKSDLEKLKIAVPPLEEQKRIADILFTADKKIETLRTKKELFGALKKGLVQKLITGEVRVNS; this is translated from the coding sequence ATGAGTGTCCGTGAAGGGTATAAAAATACTGAGCTTGGCGAGATTCCAGATAATTGGGAAATAGTTACTTTGGAATCTGTACTTGAAAGGTTTCAAAATGGTTGTGCTTTTTCTTCAGAAGGTTATGTTGAAAGTGGCATTCCTATAGTGTCAATGGCAAATATTTCTTTAAAGGGAATATTCCAATACGACTATACAAAAGCAAAATATTGGAATGAGTCTGAACTAGATAGGTTAACACAATATCAACTGAAAAAAGGTTCATTATTAATAGCTATGACAGATGTCACTCCTGATAAAAATTTAATTGGACGCATGGCTGTTATAGATATTGACGATCTGTTTCTTTTAAATCAACGAGTTGGCTTATTGCAAACAAAACCAAATATAAATCGAAAGTTTTTATCTGAATATGGAAATTTTTCAATCTGGAGAAAATATTGTAAAAATGTAGCTGCTTCAGGTGCTCAAGCAAATATTTCTACAAAAGATATTAAAAATGGACTAATCCCAGTTCCTCCTCTCAAGGAACAGCAAAAAATTGCTGATATCCTAAGTACTGTTGATCAAAAAATTAATTTGATTAATACTAAGATTAAAGAGGCTGAAATCTTGAAAAAAGGGCTTATGCAGAAGCTTTTGTCAGAAGGAATCGGGCATATTAAGTTTAAGGAAAGTGAGATTGGGCAGGTCCCTATTGAGTGGGAAGTATTGGCATTAAGTGAATTTGCTAAGATCAATATGGGACAATCTCCAGTTTCGAAATTTGTAAATGAAGAAGGTGAAGGCATCCCTTTTGCACAAGGTAATTCTGAATTTACACAAAAATACTTCACGCACACAAGCAAATATTGTATACAGCCAAAAAAGGTGGCACAACAAGGAGATATCCTTTTTAGTGTTCGTGCACCAGTGGGTGACATTAACATTGCAGCGTTTGATATATGTATAGGGCGGGGTTTAGCTAGTTTAAGAGCAAAAAATAATGAGCAAGAATATCTCTATCAACTTCTGATGAAATTGGCTCAAAGATTGAATCAATCTGCTCAAGGAAGTACATTCACAGCAATCAATAAATCAGATCTTGAAAAGCTAAAAATTGCTGTCCCACCTCTTGAAGAGCAAAAGAGAATTGCAGACATTCTTTTTACAGCCGATAAAAAAATTGAAACACTTCGAACAAAAAAAGAATTATTTGGAGCACTAAAGAAAGGACTTGTACAAAAACTTATAACAGGCGAAGTGAGGGTAAATAGTTAA
- a CDS encoding ATP-dependent endonuclease, translating to MIKIKKVHIKRFRSIMDLKIEIDQNNNFITICGENNSGKTNTLRAMNIFFNPEQYDYEKDTPFHKLEGSQGGKVFPNIVIEFSDDSKVYKIERNFEKDQYKLSGQKIESGSSEELTEKQCIAILNKIHFFYIESINVSYPKLINNLIDTVFEVAFAKSRFSGGKKALKTAYEAYTKGLLEVLQNLSKDINPLFQEYKENWEVEFDLDSDIKKFRDIITDDIEFFINDSSNKHIDSKGSGLQRLAYILLHFKIIEKLKKNTILVIDEPDIFLHQSLQKTLHKHMQQVKSSAQIFITTHSPVFIDSYTLNNVFLLDLEITEKYYQRRKRTYNELKTKLVNISGVNGDHKIKEYLGIDNKDFEVLRNYNILVEGESDLIYLSELGKYFGMEVPNIIPLGGVDNATRELSFYNNFYHDTGVKPKVVLLVDNDRAGRDVFDKVVKNKSKSHYNNLDLKIELLPNVLGENTKESAKNNEVEDFVYPEIIVELVNKVLAKKSLRKIIPARIETKISQAAFKNSGILTLVENEKNERNPEDGGSINIASESVKNSMSKFFKIEGNTRLIKLLEVNDQKFPEVRSYLYKLFEGNL from the coding sequence ATGATTAAAATCAAGAAGGTTCATATAAAGCGATTCCGATCAATAATGGATTTAAAAATAGAAATTGATCAAAATAATAATTTCATTACAATATGTGGTGAAAATAATTCAGGTAAAACAAATACATTAAGAGCAATGAATATTTTTTTTAATCCTGAACAGTATGATTATGAAAAAGATACACCATTCCATAAGCTTGAAGGTTCTCAAGGCGGTAAAGTATTCCCAAATATTGTTATTGAATTTTCTGACGATTCGAAGGTTTATAAAATAGAACGAAACTTTGAAAAGGATCAATATAAACTAAGTGGTCAAAAAATTGAAAGTGGAAGTAGTGAGGAACTTACAGAAAAACAGTGCATAGCTATCTTAAATAAAATTCACTTTTTTTATATTGAATCAATAAATGTTTCGTATCCAAAATTAATTAATAATTTGATTGATACTGTTTTTGAAGTTGCTTTTGCAAAATCAAGATTTTCTGGTGGGAAAAAAGCATTGAAGACAGCATATGAAGCATATACTAAAGGGCTTTTAGAAGTTTTACAGAACCTTTCTAAAGATATAAACCCGTTATTCCAAGAATATAAAGAAAACTGGGAAGTTGAATTTGACTTAGACAGTGATATTAAAAAGTTCAGAGATATTATTACAGATGATATAGAATTTTTCATTAATGATAGTTCAAATAAACATATAGACTCTAAAGGTTCTGGATTACAAAGGTTGGCTTATATTTTATTGCATTTTAAAATTATTGAGAAGTTGAAGAAAAATACAATTTTAGTGATTGATGAACCTGACATATTTTTGCATCAGTCTTTACAGAAAACACTACATAAGCATATGCAACAGGTTAAAAGCTCTGCCCAAATATTTATTACAACACATTCCCCTGTTTTTATAGATAGTTACACATTAAATAATGTCTTTTTGCTTGACCTAGAAATAACAGAAAAATATTATCAACGTCGTAAAAGAACATACAATGAATTAAAAACAAAACTTGTTAATATTTCTGGAGTTAACGGTGATCATAAAATTAAAGAGTATCTTGGTATAGATAATAAGGATTTTGAAGTTTTACGTAATTACAACATTCTTGTTGAAGGTGAAAGTGATTTGATTTATCTTAGTGAGCTTGGTAAATATTTCGGTATGGAAGTCCCAAATATTATACCTTTGGGTGGAGTAGATAATGCAACAAGAGAACTCAGCTTTTATAATAATTTTTATCATGACACAGGAGTTAAACCAAAAGTTGTTTTACTAGTAGATAATGATCGAGCTGGTAGAGATGTTTTTGATAAAGTTGTAAAAAATAAATCAAAAAGTCATTATAATAATCTTGATTTGAAAATTGAGTTGTTGCCTAATGTACTAGGTGAGAATACTAAAGAAAGTGCAAAAAATAATGAAGTGGAAGATTTTGTATACCCGGAAATTATTGTTGAGTTGGTTAATAAGGTTTTAGCAAAAAAATCGTTGAGAAAGATCATACCTGCGAGAATAGAGACAAAAATTTCTCAAGCAGCATTTAAAAATAGTGGAATATTAACACTTGTCGAAAACGAAAAAAATGAAAGAAACCCTGAAGATGGAGGTTCAATTAATATTGCATCAGAAAGTGTTAAAAATAGTATGTCAAAGTTTTTTAAGATTGAAGGTAATACAAGACTTATAAAACTTCTTGAAGTAAATGATCAAAAATTTCCAGAAGTTAGGTCTTATCTTTATAAACTCTTTGAAGGTAACTTATGA
- a CDS encoding type I restriction endonuclease subunit R: protein MSQNTPEYLQSELPAIELFQKLGFDYFDAGVEDPRSSINDVILLDRLTYSLQAINPWLKGNVLEKVIRTVSNIQASSLMEANQYVYDLITKKDAITEKPTPDAKPQPVFLIDYENIENNDFLIVNQMKYHGSGNNSIPDIVVYVNGLPLAVIEAKSPKVSITDAISDLEYYQNNSPKLFHYNQICIGINKGKALYGTIGASFTHYSKFRSEDTIALKELIDREPTVQDILIYSLFQKEVFLDIVRNFTIFEVEQGRTIKKLPRYQQLRATNKILNKLQDEDKGGVVWHTQGSGKSITMIYLATKLRREEAGFDNPTILVVTDRIDLDNQISSTFRRVGFDNPQQASSISHLKELLRDTYGKTLMTTIHKFQEKAEEQRDSVEVLSEKKNVFVLIDEAHRGQYGMTAAYMRSALPNAKFIAFTGTPIDKEERSTLREFYGGDYIDKYTIKQSVEDGNTLAIRYQTGMPNYFIEKELMNEVFTATFGNESEEKQAKLKSKAASLDTFLLAKRRVEEIAKHIINHFKEKIYPNRYKAMLVCHNRYQAIAYQKAFEKLSQQGLNTFKTRVIMSFDNKKDPTEFKELATPEDQVKQAIEDFKLPFGNEGDLSKGGKRQFDNTAILIVSDMLLTGYDAPIIQCMYIDKLLKEHNLLQAIARVNRTKSGKEYGLVVDYAGITQYLSDALKIFSGDLETSDVMTDLENEKTILENRHAKMLAFFNHIKIDRHKERDKFVDACVLYLEPEDLRDKFIELVKSFNKSMDIVLPDSFAITYEYDLKLFNDIKLEAVNTHSPDKLYITREETKKIQMIIDEHLRATGVNYLLSEAVDITDSKRFEEELARKGGKTKELTIANRIKHTIQANKKENPEFYEDLAKRLERLIKDREEDRIDQAQLLLEFNKIQEEIKNSKEEWKRLGLVAPEQFPVYKSLEKALENPKDYTLVIFDKIGVYLQKADWQDHDDIKKTMRKEVKSLLRSAGVDKELVNSLPIDILEILENQ, encoded by the coding sequence ATGAGCCAAAATACCCCTGAATATCTTCAAAGTGAATTACCAGCGATTGAATTGTTTCAAAAGCTTGGCTTTGATTATTTTGATGCTGGAGTTGAAGATCCAAGAAGCTCGATTAATGATGTTATCCTTTTAGATAGACTAACTTATTCACTTCAAGCAATCAATCCATGGCTCAAGGGTAACGTCCTTGAGAAGGTAATCCGAACTGTTTCTAATATTCAGGCTTCTTCACTCATGGAGGCCAATCAATATGTATATGACCTCATTACAAAAAAAGATGCCATTACAGAAAAACCTACACCTGATGCAAAGCCTCAACCTGTTTTTTTGATTGACTATGAAAACATTGAAAACAATGATTTTCTGATAGTCAATCAAATGAAATATCATGGTTCTGGGAATAATTCAATTCCTGATATTGTTGTCTATGTAAACGGCTTACCATTGGCTGTAATAGAAGCCAAGTCTCCAAAGGTAAGTATTACTGATGCAATCAGTGACTTAGAGTATTATCAAAATAATTCACCAAAGCTTTTCCATTACAATCAGATATGTATCGGAATCAATAAGGGTAAAGCTTTGTATGGAACTATTGGAGCAAGTTTTACTCACTATTCCAAATTTAGATCTGAGGATACAATAGCACTAAAAGAGTTAATTGATCGTGAGCCAACAGTTCAGGATATCTTGATCTATTCACTTTTTCAAAAAGAGGTCTTTTTAGATATTGTGCGTAATTTCACCATTTTTGAAGTGGAGCAGGGACGAACAATCAAAAAGCTTCCTCGTTATCAGCAATTAAGAGCTACGAATAAGATTCTAAATAAACTTCAGGATGAAGATAAAGGTGGTGTTGTTTGGCATACACAAGGATCGGGTAAATCGATTACTATGATCTACTTAGCTACGAAGCTACGTCGTGAAGAAGCAGGATTTGACAACCCTACCATTCTAGTGGTAACGGATCGGATTGATCTAGATAATCAGATCAGCTCTACATTTCGGCGTGTAGGATTTGACAACCCTCAGCAAGCTAGCAGTATTTCTCATCTCAAAGAGCTGTTAAGAGATACTTATGGTAAAACTCTTATGACAACCATTCATAAGTTTCAGGAGAAGGCTGAAGAGCAGCGTGATAGTGTTGAAGTGCTTTCTGAGAAGAAGAATGTTTTTGTACTCATTGATGAGGCACATAGAGGCCAATATGGTATGACAGCTGCCTATATGCGTAGTGCGTTGCCAAATGCCAAGTTTATTGCCTTTACGGGTACGCCAATAGACAAAGAGGAGCGTTCGACACTTCGTGAATTTTATGGTGGGGACTATATTGACAAGTATACGATAAAACAATCCGTTGAAGATGGTAATACCCTTGCAATCCGTTATCAAACTGGAATGCCAAATTATTTCATAGAAAAAGAGTTGATGAATGAGGTCTTTACTGCTACCTTTGGCAATGAAAGTGAAGAGAAACAGGCTAAGCTGAAAAGTAAAGCAGCAAGCCTTGATACATTCTTACTAGCAAAACGTCGTGTTGAAGAGATTGCAAAACATATCATCAATCACTTTAAAGAGAAGATCTATCCTAATCGATACAAAGCCATGCTGGTCTGCCATAATCGTTATCAGGCTATTGCCTATCAAAAGGCCTTTGAGAAGCTTTCCCAACAAGGATTGAATACTTTTAAGACCAGGGTTATCATGAGTTTTGATAACAAAAAAGATCCTACTGAATTTAAAGAGTTAGCAACACCTGAGGATCAAGTCAAACAAGCCATTGAAGATTTCAAATTACCATTTGGAAATGAAGGCGATCTCAGTAAGGGTGGAAAGAGGCAGTTTGATAATACTGCAATTCTAATTGTGTCAGATATGCTACTGACAGGATATGATGCGCCTATTATTCAATGCATGTATATCGATAAGCTTTTAAAAGAACATAATCTACTTCAAGCTATTGCAAGGGTTAATCGAACGAAAAGTGGTAAGGAGTATGGACTGGTGGTTGATTATGCTGGAATCACTCAATATCTTTCTGATGCACTTAAGATCTTTAGTGGTGATCTTGAAACCAGTGATGTCATGACGGATTTGGAAAATGAGAAAACGATTCTCGAAAATCGTCATGCAAAAATGCTTGCCTTCTTTAACCATATTAAAATTGATCGCCATAAAGAACGAGATAAGTTTGTTGATGCTTGTGTTCTCTATCTTGAGCCAGAAGATCTTCGTGATAAATTTATTGAATTGGTAAAAAGCTTTAATAAGTCAATGGATATTGTGTTGCCAGATAGCTTCGCGATTACATATGAGTATGACTTAAAGCTTTTCAATGATATCAAGCTAGAAGCCGTCAATACACACTCTCCAGATAAACTCTATATCACCCGTGAAGAGACGAAGAAGATCCAAATGATTATTGACGAGCATTTAAGGGCAACAGGTGTCAATTATCTGCTTTCTGAAGCGGTAGACATCACTGATTCAAAACGCTTTGAAGAAGAACTTGCTAGAAAAGGTGGAAAGACAAAAGAGTTAACTATAGCAAACCGGATAAAACATACGATTCAGGCTAACAAAAAAGAGAATCCAGAGTTTTATGAAGACCTTGCTAAACGGCTTGAACGTTTGATCAAGGATCGTGAGGAGGATCGTATCGATCAAGCACAACTTCTATTGGAGTTTAACAAAATTCAAGAAGAAATCAAAAATTCAAAAGAAGAGTGGAAACGTCTTGGTCTTGTAGCACCGGAACAATTCCCAGTTTATAAATCTCTTGAAAAAGCTTTAGAAAACCCTAAAGATTATACGCTGGTGATCTTTGATAAGATTGGTGTCTATCTTCAAAAGGCAGATTGGCAAGATCACGATGATATTAAAAAAACTATGCGAAAAGAGGTTAAGTCACTGCTGCGTAGTGCAGGAGTTGACAAAGAGTTGGTAAATTCATTGCCGATTGATATACTTGAGATTTTAGAGAATCAATGA
- a CDS encoding M48 family metallopeptidase, giving the protein MKNVQYGTRTIEYEIVRNNRIKHIYITVERDKGVLVKAADSVSVKEINKLVKHKSAWIVKKLESIGKSVDFGEIVTGSRLFYLGKSYYVNLIKEEREDIEVEFIHSKFKIKAPTKYSQESLQEAIDQFYQFKAQEKITKLVRKWSNVMQLFPEHIAFRKSKTKWGSCSPRNRLSFNPELMKLSSSLIEYVVVHELAHIVYKNHSKEFWALIKKFIRNYSQKEEELKVFERKL; this is encoded by the coding sequence ATGAAAAATGTTCAATATGGAACTCGAACTATTGAATATGAGATAGTTCGAAACAATAGGATTAAGCATATTTACATCACTGTGGAAAGAGATAAAGGTGTGTTAGTGAAAGCTGCTGATTCAGTAAGTGTCAAAGAGATAAACAAACTAGTAAAACACAAATCTGCATGGATAGTTAAAAAGCTTGAGTCGATTGGTAAATCAGTAGATTTTGGAGAGATTGTAACTGGATCACGACTTTTTTACCTGGGTAAGAGCTATTATGTAAATCTGATCAAAGAAGAGCGTGAAGATATTGAAGTTGAGTTCATTCATTCAAAGTTTAAAATTAAAGCCCCTACAAAATATTCACAGGAATCCTTGCAAGAAGCGATTGATCAGTTTTATCAATTTAAGGCTCAAGAAAAAATCACAAAGCTTGTTCGAAAGTGGAGTAATGTGATGCAGCTTTTTCCAGAGCATATAGCTTTCCGGAAGTCAAAAACTAAATGGGGTAGTTGTTCTCCAAGAAATCGACTTTCATTTAATCCTGAGCTTATGAAGCTCTCCTCTTCATTAATAGAGTATGTAGTAGTTCATGAACTTGCACATATTGTCTATAAAAACCATTCTAAAGAGTTTTGGGCATTGATAAAAAAGTTTATTCGTAATTATTCTCAGAAAGAAGAAGAGTTAAAAGTTTTTGAGAGAAAATTATGA